The genome window CGCAGGTACATCAACCAGGGCCTCGTAACCGGTGGCTGGCTCAATCAAGTTCAAGATTTTCCCGGCGTCATAAATGCCTATGATGACTTGGACCAAGGCCTTAGAACAAAGAATGCTGTGAACAATCTTAATGGTAAGTCTCCAATGGAAAATATCTTTTCACCTTTTTGGAAGGGGCTCGGAGGAGATAAAATGTTTAATGTAATTCAATGTCTATTTCTTGGATGGCTTgcgattttaaaactcttgggTGCTTAAATTGAAGGATGGAAATCATCCTTTATAAAAACTATGATATTTCTCCGAAGTCCTCTATTTATTCAATGTGGAAAACTTTGCCCGTGTACGCTCACAAAAGCAAACCGAGAAGAGAGCTCTCAAAATTATCTTCTGTTACctgaaatattgagttgagcgTCACCTACATTATCAGCTCTATAAAAAACATAGGGCTGTAATATAagcaagtaggaggaaaccagagaccacGGGGAAACCTATGCTGTCGAAGAGAATCGCTCGCTCGCTTACAGGAGTATGCTGTAATCTTCCGTTATGTATTGGACACAATTGTCATTGTCTTTTTCTAGGGATCACCAAATTCGAAGTGGGTTATCAGATATTCAAGGGGGCGAATCCCGACCCTCGAGGCTCAGGAATACGTTACAGGCGGGAAACATTCGTAGATGATACTACTACCAGGAACGATTACACCAGTACCTTCAGTACGAAACCACAGGATGGAAGTGCAATGCAGTACGTAAACGTACATTGAACTGACCCGTTTCTAAAAGCAAAATTTGATTTGAGCTTActgaaaatgcccatttccttacaagaaatggccattttgttagttcatacttacctatggaacacttttgcatgttactccatttgggctcaaacacaagagtatccctttaattttccaaagggagaactgagttaacagctcggccgccaggcggcgccctgaccgatcccgcgagaccgcgccgatctcatgccgccatattcagtctttactcttgtgcttctacgaagagctttctgattggttaacTCCAAATGAGCACGCAGGGCATACAGATTCCGGCACTGTTGAGTGGACAATACCACCGGGAAAGATGCTGTGGTTGGCTCACGTGAAAAAAACGGCGTGGTGAAATTCACCTCCATAGACATCTTTTCATTCCACAATTCGTTCATGTAACCACTACTATCTGATCCCTGTCGCAGGGGCGCCATGGCAGCTGCTGCAGCAATGCTTCCCAAAGTAGATAGGTTTTCAGACTTTGCGAGAAGTTAAGATGGTGCTGTGAGGCCGGTGCTCGCTTTGAAAAACAGATTTATGCCATTACTACTTCTTTCAGAGTGTTCGTGCGTGCGACGGATTACGCGGATCACCAGTACACCGAGAGCGTCACCATCCAGGTGGACACCTCTCCTCCGGTCATCAGAAACCTCGGCCTTGTCCGCGACGGGAAGACCGGCCTCGCCATCCACAACATGGAAGAGTTCACTGAGATGACGTGAGTCCACGAGTCATGCTCTAATTTCTAGTTTGAGATAGGGGTATGGGGTCGGGTGGAACCTCGCCTCTCCTCTAAAACGTGTTACTCATGCTAACGGTTACTCTGGAATCGGGCATGTTTAGATTTATGATCATTGCTTTTTAGGGTTTGAGTGACAGGTCTATTGCTTTTTTAGGTTTGAGTGGCAGGTGTTCGACCAGCACAGCGGTCTGAAGTCAGTAACATGGGTTCTCTACGACAACTACACGACCATAATCACCTACGGTACTCAGAGTATTGGCAACAACATGTATAGCGTAAGTACAGAGTTGTTTATAATCAAAAGTTTAATGAGTGCCATCGCGAACTTGTGTACTGAAATTTCATTATCTACAAAAACCTACGAATGGACTAAgagtaaatgaattagcacaggaCCCGATGTAACCACAGCGCTTCGTCGTTTGTAATGCTTGCGAAACCAGTCGATTATCATCAGTACCTCGGAGAGTAACGGCACATGATAGAATCTATTGTGCCCGGACAAAATATCGtaagacatttcaaactttcactCCAACAAATAAGCAATCTTAGGTTACgacttctccttctccatacatgctCCCCTCTCTTACTACTCTGCTGAGAAACATTATGAAAGCGTTTACTTCGCCATAAGTATGATTTTtgtttggccgggtctatttggcaagccgctctccgaacaggcatctttttttgtcctgtttggagagccgcttgccaaacagcactaaaaaagccaccctgttcggccagccgggcttgccaaacaggtaaaaaatctaccctgtttggcgagctggagactttactttaagattaatgagttcggctctccattcaggacaagaaaaagtcgctgtttggtaagccgggcttgccaaatagtcacttcctttttgtTTTGAATAGGCTGAATCGTGACTTGCGACTTTCTGCTAACAATTGTGACATCTTACTTCTCGACTCTCTTCTCTCCAGACACTTGACCAATGCGGCAAACCACAAAGTTGCTATTGTGCGGAGAACCAGCCTGGAGGCGTCAGTCGTTGCTTCAACATGGACTTCAGTGTAAAACCACAAGTTTCTAGTGGAAATGGGCTGAACGCCGACACCGCTAGTGGCCGCCACGACGCTGAATATTTCATTGGTATAGAGGCAGAGAATTGGGCTGGTTTGACGTCGAACTTTGAGATGATGGTATGCTTCAATGGTCTGATAAATAGGAAATGATTGTCACTAGGGCGAGGTTCATTTTCCGTTTAAGCCGTGATATCAATTAGCCTGCCTCAAATTTGAGATGGTTGGTGCATATGTAGCAAGTTGTTTTAATAATGAGTCTGGCTTCTTGATCTAGCACCTTGGTAGTACCTACCTATCCGTGGCAAATCTGATCTTCAGAAGAGCAATGCCAAGATGGATCACAATTCAAcaaattcatttcaaatttcagatcaCCATCGATGCGAGTCCTCCCCATGTGGGCATAGTTCACGACGGTCTTGCCTCGGACATCAAGAAGGAGGTAGATTTCCAGCAGAGCTATTCCTTGGCAGCCCATTGGGATGGTTTCTTAGACAGAGAGAGCGGAGTGAGGTCATATTCCTATGTCTTTGGGACTTCGTGTTTAGATGCTCAAAACTTTCCATACACAACGGTAAGTACATAACAGTTAAGTTTCGGCGTAATAAATTGGCCATCGTGTCGACACATTCAATTGTGTGCCTCAGGTGGTAGAGACTGAGATGTGGCTACAGCAACGATTGATTGACTAAGCCCACCCTTCTACAATCGGTAGCCTCGGCGGACTACAAAACCAAGTGACAttacaaaatgtttttagaTACTATGATCTTTTTCCAGGCTCAATCCCTTACTCATGATCGGCGGGAGGCCACCTGGCGAGCCCCTGGTCCAGGCAGATACTATGTGACGGTGGTGGCGTACAACGCGGCTTTCAGCCCTTCAGAGCCCGTCTGCAGTGATGGTGTTCTCGTAGACACAACCAGGCCCGTAGTCTCGGAACTTGGCATGAAAAGCATCGCCATGAAGGCTGGTCTGATGAAGAAGAGTGAGACCAAAGTTTATTATCTGCAAGAAAACGGGCTTAAGATGAAGATTGATAATCCGTCTACAATGTGCAGGTATAGTATCTTCGACCAATGACGTGATATAGAGCTGAACTCGTAACCCAATGCTTGGACTAACTAGAACTTTGATTTCAGAGCAGCCCCCGGTAGAAGCCTTCGTCAACATGATAGCGCAATTTTTGGGCACCTATTGCGGCACCTATTGCGGCACCAAGTAGATGTACCTCTCCATTTCATTGCTTCTTTGGCCAAAATATCTGACCCGGCAACTGAATTATAGCAACATCTTGCAAAGGAAATACGATCAACATATTGCTGCAAAAAGGCTTTGTAATCTGTTGTGCAAATACCAAAGCCCGATCGGGAATAAATATACCGATATTTTATTTTACTGCATATGTATTTCTGCATCACGTCCACTGGTTTTAGAAACCGCGAAACCAAAAGCTGAAAGATGAGTTTACTGTGaaacttttcctttcagaaCCAAGGCCTTATACTTTCCAGGAGGCACGGATAAATTTTCGTTCGATCGGGAACATGATGGCTCAATTAAAACTATCGACGGATCCGGATCATTTTGTCAGGACAAGTTACCGCTGTCAGCTACCTTTCCCATGGGGCTCACACAGGACAAAATGGTAAGTTTGAGTGGACTTAATCCTCAGGAGCTGATTCGTGCAGAGTAGACCGCTTCACGGTGCCTGACAACGGACTGGAAGGGATACATGGGGGAGGGGTGATCAAACTTTATCTGCCATGTTTAATTTCAGATCGAGGCTTGGTGGTCAGGTTCTGATCCCGAGAGCGGCATCAGACACTACGAGGTGGCGCTCGCCTCAAGGCCAGGTGACGAGGATATCATGGCTTTCGAAAAGGTGGCGAGGGGAACGACTGGATACTACAAGAAATATCACCCTGGCTTGGAAGAGGgcaaagttttctatttcatcGTTCGAGGTACCAACCAGGCCATGTTGCAAGCTACACAGGTATGCAAAGTTTTAGGTTGGTCAATTTATTACGGCATGGTTGTTCGAAACAAGTTAGGTCAGTGATTCGCGTTACAAATTTCCGAAGAGAAATTTATTAATGATAATATAAGAGAATTTCTTTAGCGCTCGAATTATGCAAGGCATATTCTCGAGCTTTAACCTGGCGAACCTTTTGTTAAGCATCAAGTTAAAGTCAAGGCATAGTTGGTGACTGTTTTTTGAACAGCCGAGCCCTGTCGAGTCCGTCGTCCAATAGTGCGGTGGCAAATCGGTTGAAAGTTTAAATGGTAGGTCTATGTTTTCCTGAAAGCTTATTGGTATTTCCCCTTCCTTCGTTTCGCCAAGTTTCGTCAGTGCCGTGTACCATTTCAGGCTTTCGGACCATTCATTGTTGACGTTGTCGTTCCGACATATTCTGGGGCCATCATGCCCTACATGGATGCCGGAGTTCTTATGGTGGCCTATGACAAAAGCAAGTTTGATGACGGGGAGGATGCGGACACGCTCACGTTGGAATTCGCTGTCGGTGCGTAAATCAGCGGTGACCTTATCTAAGACTTCTGTCTCGATTATATCATGTGtatgtgtgtgtctgtgtgccAAGACCTTGGTCTCTCCAGCAATGAATCCCTGAACAATCAGTTAATCAAGACTGATTCCCAAAAGGTAACCGAATTTTGTTGACGCACTGGCTCTTAGTAAAGATTCATCCACGAACAACCCTGAAAGCAGTTCCAAGTGTTGCCACTTTTGTCCAGTTCCTCCACATTTGATTCTATCCTTGAACGAGGCGCTCCTTCAACAGCCAATGGTGCTGATATGGCTCCGGCAATTCTAGGCTGCATCTGTCTTTCGAATATTGCAGGAACACGAAAAGGGGCCACTGACGTAATATCCTGGCATCCTCTAGTAGATGGCGCACCTTGCAAGATGAAGGCGCCATCTCATTGTACAACCATCCAGACCACGTCCGGGGACGACTTCGTACAGGGGAAGACATACTACGTATCTCTCCAAGCCACGAATGCTGTTGGACGGTCGGTGGTCGTCACAGCAGACCCGCTGGTCCACTTCATGGACAAGCCCAGTGAAGGAGTTGTGATGGACACAGAGGTGGTACAAGGCATGGCTAGCGTTATGTTACCAGATATATTTACAACCAACTGGGTAGGTGTACACACATGCGCCGCATCCGCACTGGAAGCATCATAGTTAGACTTGTCAAGCCTTCCTACACATTCTCGGTACGTTGAACATTTCTCCACAAAAATGTCTGCACGATAGGGATCTTACACTGGATAGAATTGGGTAGAACAAGATTTGTGGGCGACATTTAAAAGTGCTGTTAATACAAATACTATCTAAAAATATCACCAACAGGCTAGGTTCAAAGAAGATGTTGACTACCAGACCATAGACAATCAGATTGATGCCAAATGGTACGGATTCGAGCGGCCTTCACTGACGACCAGCTACATGGTTGGCTTGGGGGATGTCCCGGGAACGGACAACGTGGTTAAATTTACATCCGTAAGACAACAGACCAAGTATAGATTTCGATGGATTCCTCTGAAGAGTTTTGTGGTGAGTATACAGGTTAGGGAGATGATGACAAATGTGTTAGGACATTTAAACGCCATTAGGAATGGCAGGTCCACAGCACTCATTATCGACTTAGAATAGACTAAATATCTGCCTTCAGTCATGAAGTCTCCAAGTGATTTTGGCTTCGGTGCATTGAAAAGATGGGACATTGTTCATTTCCTTCTAGCGTTATTACACAACGGTCATCGCGACAAATGATCATGGAGAAACTCGAATGACCTCCGACGGCGTGATGATTTTGAGGAAAGGCGCAGCCATGGACGCGATCACGGTCAAGGACGGGCGTCGCTGTGATCAGGTGGGTGGCATTTAAAGCAGTTTCGATGACAATGTCTTGTACTTGCATACCTTTCGCTGAGGAACTGTGTACCAACTCGCATTTCATCCTCTGAGCGACCTCCTCACACCCTCCCATGTCAGCTCTTTTGATCGCTCACACAAAGAGCTACTGAAATTTAATATCATACCTGATACACTTTCGGATGAACCTTCGAATATCCTCGCGTAGAAAACGATCTCTCCTCTTCATGAACTCATGTGAGCCTACAAAGCTCTGAGTAAACTTAATATCCCGCCCGATTTGGCGGTTGTGGAGGTGGATATTGATGTTTAGATCCGatgaaaaaaaatcctttgaGAGCTGGACGTAAAACTAAATAGCACTGACGACAGGTCCTCTTTGACGACTGAAGTTTCTCCTTCCAGACTTTCGGCAACCAAACCTGCTTAGATGAAATCGACTACCAAGTGTCCTCGAGTGTCCTTTCTGCCCATTGGGATATCCCTGAAAACTTCAAGCCATTCATAGCCAATGTCCACTGGGCAATAGAGGAGAATATAGACCCCACGAAAGGAACAAGTACGTCTAGATGGGTATTTttaataggaagtgactacttggcaagccctgcttaccaaacagcgactttttcttgtcctgaatggagagccgaactcattaatattagagtaaagtctccagctggccaaacagggtagattttttacctgtttggcaagcccggctggccgaacagggtggctttttagtgctgtttggcaagcggctctccaaacaggacaaaaaaagatgcctgttcggcgagcggcttgccaaatagacccggccaaaataAAAACGCTGTTCCCCAGAGGTCTACAATGATCTCTCAGACTCCTCTTTTCACGTGCTCCACATGTAACTGACCACATGAAACTGACCGACGCATTCCTTTGCAGAAATCGGATGGAAGCCTTTCGAACCCTATCTTAgcctcaagatggccgacaacATTATCAAACCAGGGCTAGCCATGGTCAGCGGGCGGCAGTACCGCTCAAAAGTCCAATTTTGTTACGGCACTGTCTGCTATGACCTGGTTTATAGCGATGGTGTCCTGATTCAGTCGAAACCTCCGGCCCCTGGACAAATGGAGGTGGTACTCCTACCACCGTTGGTCAAAGGTGGTGAGATACAGGTATTACTCAGTGGTTATACCTTTGCTTCATTTGCCATTGCTCTCCATCCGAATCCGTAGGCCGCGGAGTGTTTTGTTAATTTTCTTCCATCGATGGATACTGTGCAAGTGTCGTTCTAACATGGTTAATACCGTCTTCTTTCccaggaagtgactacttggcaagcccggcttacgaaacagcgactttttctagTCGAACTCATTattattaaagtaaagtctccagctcgccaaacagggtagattttttacctgtttggcaagcccggctggccagacagggtggctttttagtgctgtttggcaagcggctctccaaacaggacaaaaaaagatgcctgttcggcgagcggcttgccaaatagacccggccttcaATTATTCCCCCCTGACTATTTCAGCTGAATGTCATTTTCGACAAGTTTGAAGACTTGGACATTCCTGAGATCTACCCCGATATTGCCAAATCAGTAGTGGACAGGTACGAGTGGTCCGTCTCTGGGATCAATGGCCATGGGTCTGTAACCGAATGGAAGGAAGCCACCGTGGTCAGCGTCAACGGAACCTTGGTGAGCGCTAGTAATGGTCCatctacgtgtacatgtaccttcaattcaaattgcaaaatTGATTGAAAGCTAACGGGGCTAAAGCAGTTTGATCGGTTGAACTCTGAAGACAGCGCCAATGAAGATGATCGATGGCTCACGATTGGCCAATACGACAGCACATCGTATTTGCACTTTTTCATGACGAAGAATAAAGGCCATTGTCCATGTTTGGTAATGCCTAATAAAAAGTGTTGTGTGCACATTCAAATGTTACTTTACATGCATGCTTGGGAAAGTGATATATGAATTCTTCCCACAAAATATTTGCATCGGAGTTGCATTCACATAAGGTGTGATGTCTtgtaaattcaaattttatacGCTATAGGAGACTAGTAATTGATGATGAATCCTTTCTTCCGACACTGCAGTATCATATACAATGTATCAACAAATATAtatttgattatttgataaTCTATCCGCAGGCCGAATTCTTCATCACCCTTGGGAATGTCACCAGAGAAAAGGGCAATTGTCCCAGATTTGCATTGCGAGGTTTTACCAAAGCCATGATGAGTACCACGATATACAAGGTGGGAAAATATTGCGAGTTTTCGAAGATCCTGCATAGAATTCGTGATGTAATTGGAAGCCCGGTAGACGGGGATGGTAAGTTTAGCATGGAAAAATCCACAAAGGAAATCAGAAATGACATTTCGCTATCCCTAGTGTGCATATACCCTTTACGGAGCCAAAGGGAAATCTAAAAATTTCAAAGGGGATATATGCACAGTCCGAATGGAAATCTTGTGGTCTGGTATGACGTTATGAGTGTATAGGTCATGTCGAAATCCTGCTgtgaacaaaagaaacaaaaccaAGAACATCAATTTTTGATATCATCCATTGTTGATCTAATATTTCAGATAAATCATTTTTTCGTGGGTTTATTTACAGGCCAGACATCAAGACACCGGGGAGAACCTATAAACCTACAGACAGTCAATATGATAGATGGGGATGCAGATTTCACCGCGTACACCAATATTCTGTCCGCAGTATTCCCAAGCCTTCCTAAGCGAGCCTATCACTATGCTGTGATATATGATGAAGACTTTGACGCTTTTACCTTTTACAAGAAGCCAGACAAGCTAAAACTCAGAGACCCATGTTCGCTGCCAACTTCCATACGGTGTGGGGAAATAGGTAGGTCATTACAGAGAGAAGATGATCTTGATAATACCAAACGAGTTCTTATTGAAGTCTTACGTCGTAGGTTTTGGATTCGGGAGCTCAACACCATTTCTCCATCTCATCTCCATTGCCGACATTGCTGTCTTAATTCCAAATTGCTGAAACGTACTGCAATCTCAACTGCTCAATGTGCCGATAACTAATAATCTGTCCAAACACCCAAGTTAAGTAAGGTGATTCTCCGAGCTTTCACTTTGCCTTTTTGTACAGATGATGGCGAACCATTCATCAATATAGAATTCGAGGAAGGATACCTGCAGCATGGTCGTATGTACTTCATCTGTCTGTACGCCGCGAATGTGACAGTTGACGCCATTGGCGGTGTGCAGCATCTACCCGAGTTCTATGAATGTAGCGACGGCATTACTGTGGATAACACGGCACCCATCCCTGGGCGTGCCTGGGTTGGGTTCGATAGGCCTCTCGATTACTTGGTAGGTGATATTCTACTCTGGAATTTCGCCTTCTTCTCAATGTTCTGAGTTGTAATGCCTAACATGCGAGTCAATCGTTTCGCAGTCCGATGCATAATGTAGTATTTTAAATGCAAAAGCGAAGGTTTTGTTGATAAAACGTCTTTGGTAGAACGGGCCTAAAGTGATGTTTCTCCTTTCAGAGTACTTCGAATGAGCTTTTCGTAAGCTGGGACCCGTTTGACGAACCCGAAGAGTGTCACGGTAGTGCAGCTCAAAATGCTGGCATTCAGTTCTTTGAGTACGCGATAGGTAAATGAGAACACGGTCGTCTATATATGAGAACATCCTCCTTTTCCATTCACGGCGACCTTTACCTACTCATCACGCCATTACAATCTAATTTTTGAACAGCTTCGGCCAGGCTTTACAGAGTCATGctgttggtgtacattgtaattACTGGTGACAAAGGTAAATTGGGACGAATACGGCAACTGTGCAGTAATCACGTGATGAAAATGTACGTGTAGTGTACCGGGTAAATCTATGGTGTTCACGGCAGCACTCAGGCTGTTAAGAGCATTTTCCACCGGTCCATGTTATGGTCCATTCATGACCACAACGTCTCGAGCATAATCAAAAGATTGAGTTCAATTTGTCATGTCTTTGCAGGGGCCCATTATGGTGAAAGCGATATCCGTGATTGGGTGAATGTTGGAGTGACAGATCACGCACGGATCCATGGTCTTCAGCTGCAGGATGGTCATAACTACTATATAACAATTAGAGGTGGGTTGTTTTACAAAATTCAGTATAAGGTGTACCCAACTGACAACTCTCAAGGAACAGGGGGCATCTGGGTGCCATCGAAGTTCGCCAATGCTTGGCTGATAGAGATATCCTGGCACCAGTCAGGAGAGCCATTGAAGGCCACGACAAACCAGCAGCGAACCAAAATACGGTGTGGTCGCATACCACGGTCATATTCTAGGTATCTTTTGCTTTCAATTACCACCTCCGATTGCTGCGATGATGTCAGTTAGAATTGGTTTCTTGAACTTTTCGTCTTACTCACGATAGAACGGTATCAGGATAACAATACTCGCTGCAGTTGAAACATCTCTTCTTTCTGTTCGTTTAGCAACCAATTTTGCTGGCTTGTCATCACAGTCTACCACAAATGCAGTGACAATTGATCGGAGTCCGCCAATCACGACAAAGCAGGGTATCCGCTTTGCAAGCAACTACCACACCTCTACCGAAGAGATGAGAGCAGTGTAAGCCATTGGAGACCTCCCACCTTTCTTGAGGGAACATGAACCAATAGTCTCATTGGTTCAAATGTAAAACTTACACCGGTGAAGCAGGATTCAGTGATTCTGAATGGTCAATATCATTCACACGTCGCGTTTATTTTGTCCCAGAATATTAACTTTATGGAACTGTAGAATATTCTCCTCAGTTAtcgaaaaatagaaaaaaaaacttGATTCACTGGCTCTCCTTTCGTAGCTCTTTTTTTGGTTGGACTGGTTGACCTAGTTAATTATTCTGTACTACCTAATAATGTCATTTCAAATATCATCTCGTATTATAGATGGGAGGACATTTTCAGAGACGATGAAAGCTTCGTCGATTATTATGAATGGGCGGTCGGTTCCGAAGAAGGATACGCGGACATTATGCCAtataccaaaacaaaacaagaattTGGCGAATATCCTAACAGTTTTAGTACCGAGAGTGAACCTCTTCATCTCCAGGAGGGGCATGCTTATTATGTATCAGTAAAGGTAAGAATTCACCGAATTCCCATCATGCTCGTCATCtcaatttttgcaattttggaaagaaaaaaaacaccttcTCACCAGTTACTTGGCAGTTcattcctttttttaaaaactttaggCTTACAATGGAGCAGGCCTCTCCACTTTAATCAACTCCTGGCCTACCATCGTGGATGCCTCGCCCCCAGTTCCTGGCCTCGTCTATGACGGCCTCGCCCTTGGAAGAAACCTGGACGAAGACAGTGACTACCAGACAGACCCCCACACCATCTCGGCGTCCTGGAAAGGCTTCGAGGACCCTCACTCGGGCATCCTCGCCTACAAGTGGTCGGTAGGATCGTGCCCGGGGTGTTCTGACAAGGTGGAGGAGCATCCGGTCGGGATTATGACATGTAAGCTTAGTGGACTCGATTTCCTCGGGAAatatccaatagggttacgacgccggtaatgacaTGATGATATGAGAAATTGAGTAATTGTGCAAATATTTCCCCAACATCTTCGTGTTTATgttaaggaagtgactacttggcaagcccggcttaccaaacagcgactttttcttgtcctgaatggaaaGCCGAAATCattgatattaaagtaaagtctccagctcgccaaacagggtagatgtTTTACCTGTTGGGGAAGCCCGGCTGGCctaacagggtggctttttagtgctgtttggcaagcggctttccaaacaggacaaaaaaagatgcctgttcggcgagcggcttgccaaatagacccagtgtaacatctgtggttgtttcccatgtgtcagtgtttccaaacaataggcagctagagagaccatgacttttcaataggggggatacacagaaaatcttgtcaatctatttttgagcgttcccaaacaatgaggggaaacactcaaaaacagaaacactcaaaaacattacaccgacCTTATGTTAATATTGTATTGAAACGAGACGTTTGTTTTCTAGATGCAACAGCAGAACATTTGGAACTTCTTCCTGGGCATGTCTATTATGTAACCGTGAAAGCTTGTAACGGCGCCGGGATGTGCTCGGATGCCTCCTCTGATGGTATTATCATGGACAACTCGCCACCCATTCCAGGGGTCGTGTCTGACGGGACTGACCCTGAGGATTCAGATTTTCAGTTTTCAAGGTACTGTTGCTTACTGGTCGGTACGTTACTTGGAATAACCAAAAACAGTCAGGTGAAACAGTTCATGCTCTCTTGGTTAAGTCCTAACGTTTGCCGTTAAGCTGCAAATGGTCAACAGCAGTCCAGGGCTAAGTTGTTCTCGTGGCATTCGGGATAAACGTCAGCGTAAACTCGATCAACTAAGCTTCATCTTCTTCTCAGTAAATTGTATTTACATTAGGATCGACCAGAGCATCTGTCCAGTCACATgtaagtttgtttttttctccaggGGAAGACTTGCTGCAAAATGGTGGGGCTTTGTGGACCCGCAGTCTGGAATCAAGCAGTATTCATGGTGGGCCGGCACGACCAAAGGAGGCACTGAAATCTTCCCTGAGGAACCCCTCCACCACTTCGAGGAGGCGTACCGCACTGTTTTCCCGAATGGCGATCTCCCCGAACAGACCATGATCTATATCACTGTCAAGGCGACTAATAATGCAGGTTGGTGCAACAATC of Lineus longissimus chromosome 17, tnLinLong1.2, whole genome shotgun sequence contains these proteins:
- the LOC135501036 gene encoding uncharacterized protein LOC135501036, whose amino-acid sequence is MYSTLDQCGKPQSCYCAENQPGGVSRCFNMDFSVKPQVSSGNGLNADTASGRHDAEYFIGIEAENWAGLTSNFEMMITIDASPPHVGIVHDGLASDIKKEVDFQQSYSLAAHWDGFLDRESGVRSYSYVFGTSCLDAQNFPYTTAQSLTHDRREATWRAPGPGRYYVTVVAYNAAFSPSEPVCSDGVLVDTTRPVVSELGMKSIAMKAGLMKKSETKVYYLQENGLKMKIDNPSTMCRTKALYFPGGTDKFSFDREHDGSIKTIDGSGSFCQDKLPLSATFPMGLTQDKMIEAWWSGSDPESGIRHYEVALASRPGDEDIMAFEKVARGTTGYYKKYHPGLEEGKVFYFIVRGTNQAMLQATQAFGPFIVDVVVPTYSGAIMPYMDAGVLMVAYDKSKFDDGEDADTLTLEFAVGTRKGATDVISWHPLVDGAPCKMKAPSHCTTIQTTSGDDFVQGKTYYVSLQATNAVGRSVVVTADPLVHFMDKPSEGVVMDTEVVQGMASVMLPDIFTTNWARFKEDVDYQTIDNQIDAKWYGFERPSLTTSYMVGLGDVPGTDNVVKFTSVRQQTKYRFRWIPLKSFVVSIQVREMMTNVLGHLNAIRNGRSTALIIDLE